Proteins from a single region of Bacteroidota bacterium:
- the bshC gene encoding bacillithiol biosynthesis cysteine-adding enzyme BshC: protein MQKINISHTQSGYLNRLMLDYIADSELTKSFYNKRVSISNLIEAAKPESFQHIDRAVLEKVLLDQNKDLNLSDATKNNILLFKEEYSFCIVTAHQLNIYTGPLYVIYKIVSTIIACRELQLQTPEKNFIPVFVLGSEDHDLAEINHFNLFGKTYTWNSDSTGVCGRMPTTDLQEITNSLSSLFKGNTMIDELLTIFNKAYNGTYTLAHATRIILNALFGKYGLVIIDSDDARLKAKTIDIITEELLNQSSFKLVSATNEKLQQHYKEQAHAREINLFYVVDGIRERIVYDLENELYSVLNTDLQFTKESILQIVNDNPERFSPNVILRPLFQQRILPALAYVGGGGELSYWLQLKSVFELYRIPFPALMLRNSVLLIDKNTQKKLQKLNLELTDFFEEEDSLIKKYILENTDKEISLEQEKLSIEELYKQLREKVNAIDTTLEKSVSAEMQNAINALQKLEAKLLKSQKNKSETEINQIRAVREKLFPGGIPQERFDNVISRYSIFGDDFFEILIDNLNPFSPYLTVLFED, encoded by the coding sequence ATGCAAAAAATAAATATTTCACATACACAATCCGGATATCTGAATCGGTTAATGCTTGACTATATTGCGGATAGTGAATTGACAAAATCTTTTTACAATAAAAGAGTTTCCATTTCCAATCTTATTGAAGCTGCAAAGCCAGAATCATTTCAACATATTGACAGAGCTGTATTAGAAAAAGTATTATTGGATCAAAATAAGGATTTGAATTTAAGTGATGCCACAAAAAATAATATTCTTTTATTTAAAGAAGAATATTCTTTTTGCATTGTAACTGCACATCAACTCAATATTTATACAGGACCACTTTATGTAATTTATAAAATTGTTTCTACTATAATTGCTTGCAGAGAATTACAATTACAAACGCCGGAGAAAAACTTTATTCCCGTATTTGTTCTTGGCTCTGAAGATCATGATTTAGCGGAAATAAATCACTTTAATTTATTCGGTAAAACATATACATGGAATTCTGATTCAACCGGTGTTTGTGGTAGAATGCCGACAACAGATTTGCAGGAAATAACAAATTCATTGTCTTCTTTATTCAAAGGCAATACAATGATTGATGAATTGCTTACAATTTTTAATAAAGCATATAACGGCACTTATACTTTAGCGCATGCAACAAGAATTATTTTAAATGCATTGTTCGGGAAATACGGACTTGTAATAATTGATAGCGATGACGCAAGATTGAAGGCAAAGACTATTGATATTATCACCGAAGAGTTATTGAATCAATCTTCTTTTAAATTGGTGTCGGCAACAAATGAAAAATTACAACAACATTATAAAGAGCAGGCACATGCCCGTGAAATAAATTTGTTTTATGTGGTTGATGGTATTCGTGAGCGCATCGTTTATGATTTAGAAAACGAATTGTATTCGGTGTTAAATACTGATTTACAATTTACTAAAGAATCTATTTTGCAAATAGTGAATGATAATCCCGAACGGTTTAGTCCGAATGTGATTTTACGACCATTATTTCAACAGAGAATATTACCTGCATTAGCGTATGTGGGTGGAGGAGGAGAATTATCTTATTGGTTACAATTAAAAAGTGTTTTCGAATTATATCGTATTCCATTTCCTGCATTGATGTTGCGCAATTCCGTTCTATTAATTGATAAGAATACGCAAAAGAAATTACAAAAATTAAATCTGGAATTAACTGATTTTTTTGAAGAAGAAGATTCGCTCATTAAAAAATATATATTAGAGAATACAGATAAGGAGATTTCTTTAGAACAAGAGAAGTTATCCATTGAGGAGTTGTATAAACAACTGCGTGAAAAAGTAAATGCGATAGATACTACACTCGAAAAATCGGTATCGGCAGAAATGCAGAATGCGATAAATGCATTGCAAAAGTTAGAGGCAAAGCTTTTAAAATCTCAAAAGAATAAATCAGAAACTGAAATAAATCAGATACGTGCTGTGCGTGAAAAGTTATTTCCCGGCGGTATTCCACAAGAAAGATTTGATAATGTAATATCACGGTATTCAATTTTTGGAGATGATTTTTTTGAAATTCTAATTGATAATTTGAATCCGTTTAGCCCTTATTTGACTGTTCTTTTCGAGGATTAG
- a CDS encoding glycosyl hydrolase, with protein sequence MKKNIIIITLSIALLMQSIAIAQVKSTSANDRINSLKTVEDLKEKSLVKNLQFQNIGPTIMSGRVTDLDVNPDNPFEFYVAYASGGLWYTNNNGLSFTPVFDNEEVMTIGDIAVHWKSGTIYVGTGEVNSSRSSYAGIGIYKSTDKGNTWKNIGLPESHHIGAILIHPDNPDIVWVAALGHLYSANKERGIYKTIDGGNSWKQVLYVDENTGGVELSMQANNPNIIYAAMWNRERRAWDLVESGKGSGIYKSTDGGDNWNKLNTEFSGFPSGAGAGRIGIAVAPTNSNIVYAIIDNQFPREEEKEEDIDTSIYTINDFKNITKEKFLDLNNIKLDAFLTDNYFPEKYTADVLKQKVASGEFRPTVVNEYLSLGDYVFNSPIKGCEVYRSDDAGITWKKTYEGYLDDVYYTYGYYFGKIHVSPQNADKIIIYGVPILKSVDGGKSWNSIDADNMHGDFHALWFNPKNDDEIIVGNDGGINITYDGGKNWIKPASPPVGQFYSVEVDNATPYNVYGGLQDNGVWFGPSDYSESTNWQSSGKYPYEFINGGDGMQVQVDSRDNSTIYSGFQFGYYSRINIKENDELEIRPRQDVGEYPLRFNWQTPIWLSRHNRDILYYGSNRFHRSLNKGADLETLSPDLTTNPKQGDVPYGTITTIHESPLKFGLLYCGTDDGKIHFSNDGGYSWKEISKALPQGLWVSRVWASAHKEGRLYVSLNGYRSDNFQPYIFVTEDNGITWTNISSNLPYEPVNVIKEGPANENLLFVGTDNGLYVSLDRGKTYMAFSGGLPRVAVHDLVIQEREKDLVVGTHGRSIYRADLEELSLMYAEVLNSELYAFPVEKMRYNKRQGNKYWNFGEPVEQSITLPYFSSENTNMKAEIYNSGDTLMIALTDTTEAGLNYFIYPLTIDDRIANSFNASQVKGAKNYKKADNGKYYLKPGDYYCLWTKPDGTTMKQTFTISE encoded by the coding sequence ATGAAGAAGAATATAATCATTATCACATTAAGCATTGCATTATTAATGCAATCCATTGCAATTGCACAAGTAAAATCAACATCAGCAAACGATAGAATTAATAGTTTGAAAACTGTAGAAGATTTAAAAGAAAAGTCACTTGTAAAAAATTTACAGTTTCAAAATATCGGTCCAACAATTATGAGTGGAAGAGTTACAGATTTAGATGTGAATCCCGATAACCCATTTGAGTTTTATGTGGCGTATGCTTCCGGTGGTTTGTGGTACACAAATAATAACGGACTTTCATTCACACCGGTTTTTGATAATGAAGAAGTAATGACCATTGGCGATATAGCAGTGCATTGGAAATCAGGAACTATCTATGTTGGTACAGGAGAAGTAAATTCCAGTCGTTCATCGTATGCCGGAATTGGTATTTATAAATCAACCGATAAAGGCAACACATGGAAAAATATTGGCTTACCTGAATCACATCATATTGGTGCTATTTTAATTCATCCCGATAATCCGGATATAGTTTGGGTGGCTGCATTAGGCCATTTATATTCTGCAAATAAAGAACGTGGAATTTATAAAACTATAGATGGCGGAAATTCATGGAAACAAGTATTGTATGTGGATGAAAATACCGGGGGTGTTGAATTAAGTATGCAGGCAAATAATCCGAATATTATTTATGCTGCTATGTGGAATCGTGAACGCAGAGCCTGGGATTTGGTGGAATCAGGTAAGGGTTCCGGAATTTATAAATCAACTGATGGCGGTGATAATTGGAATAAACTCAACACCGAATTTTCGGGATTTCCAAGTGGTGCAGGTGCAGGTAGAATTGGTATTGCAGTAGCTCCAACTAATTCAAATATAGTGTATGCAATTATTGATAATCAATTTCCAAGAGAAGAAGAGAAAGAAGAAGATATTGATACTAGTATTTATACCATAAACGATTTTAAAAATATTACTAAAGAAAAATTTCTTGATTTAAATAATATAAAGTTGGATGCATTTTTAACCGACAATTATTTTCCTGAAAAATATACTGCTGATGTATTAAAACAAAAAGTAGCATCTGGAGAATTCAGACCAACAGTTGTAAATGAATATTTGAGTCTGGGCGATTATGTATTTAATTCTCCCATTAAAGGATGTGAAGTTTACAGAAGTGATGATGCAGGAATAACATGGAAGAAAACCTATGAAGGATATTTGGATGATGTGTATTATACCTATGGATATTATTTTGGAAAAATTCATGTGTCACCACAAAATGCCGATAAAATAATTATCTACGGTGTGCCTATTTTAAAAAGTGTAGATGGCGGAAAAAGTTGGAACAGTATAGATGCCGATAATATGCATGGTGATTTTCATGCACTGTGGTTTAATCCAAAAAATGATGATGAAATAATTGTTGGCAATGACGGCGGAATTAATATTACTTACGACGGGGGTAAAAATTGGATAAAGCCTGCTTCACCTCCTGTCGGTCAGTTTTATTCTGTAGAAGTGGATAATGCAACACCCTATAATGTGTATGGTGGATTGCAGGATAATGGTGTTTGGTTTGGTCCATCGGATTATTCAGAATCTACAAATTGGCAATCATCCGGAAAATATCCGTATGAATTTATTAATGGGGGAGATGGTATGCAAGTGCAAGTGGATAGCAGAGATAATAGCACTATTTATAGCGGATTTCAATTCGGCTATTATTCACGAATTAATATTAAAGAAAATGATGAATTGGAAATTCGTCCTCGGCAAGATGTAGGTGAATATCCATTGCGATTTAATTGGCAAACACCCATTTGGTTAAGTCGCCATAATCGTGATATTTTATATTATGGCTCAAATCGTTTTCATCGTTCTTTAAATAAAGGAGCTGATTTGGAAACATTAAGTCCAGATCTTACTACAAATCCCAAACAAGGTGATGTGCCTTATGGTACAATTACAACTATCCATGAATCACCATTAAAATTTGGATTATTATACTGCGGAACTGATGATGGCAAAATACATTTTAGCAATGATGGAGGATATAGTTGGAAAGAAATTAGTAAGGCTTTGCCACAAGGTTTATGGGTGAGTCGTGTTTGGGCTTCGGCACATAAAGAAGGCAGATTATATGTTTCATTGAATGGCTATCGTTCCGATAATTTTCAACCATATATTTTCGTAACAGAAGATAATGGAATCACATGGACAAATATTTCTTCAAACCTTCCATACGAACCGGTAAATGTAATTAAGGAAGGTCCGGCCAATGAAAACTTATTATTTGTTGGTACTGATAATGGGTTATATGTTTCATTAGACAGAGGCAAAACATATATGGCATTTTCCGGTGGATTACCCAGAGTAGCAGTGCACGATTTGGTGATTCAGGAACGTGAAAAAGATTTAGTGGTAGGCACACATGGCAGAAGTATTTATCGTGCTGATTTAGAAGAATTATCATTGATGTATGCAGAGGTATTGAATTCTGAATTATATGCTTTTCCTGTAGAGAAAATGCGTTACAACAAACGACAAGGAAATAAGTATTGGAATTTTGGCGAACCAGTTGAACAATCTATAACGCTACCTTATTTTTCTTCTGAAAATACAAATATGAAAGCGGAGATATATAATTCCGGCGATACACTGATGATTGCATTAACGGATACAACAGAAGCCGGACTTAATTATTTTATTTACCCATTAACTATTGATGATAGAATTGCAAATTCATTTAATGCATCGCAAGTGAAGGGGGCAAAAAATTATAAGAAAGCAGATAACGGCAAATATTATTTAAAGCCGGGGGATTATTACTGCCTTTGGACAAAACCCGATGGAACCACAATGAAGCAAACGTTTACAATATCAGAATAG
- the rpmG gene encoding 50S ribosomal protein L33: MAKKSKGNRIQVILECTEQKTTNVPGVSRYITTKNRRNTPDRIEQRKYNKLLKKVTVHKEIK, encoded by the coding sequence ATGGCTAAGAAAAGCAAAGGAAATAGAATACAGGTAATACTGGAGTGCACTGAGCAAAAGACTACGAATGTGCCCGGAGTATCAAGATATATTACTACTAAGAATAGACGTAATACACCTGACAGGATTGAACAAAGAAAGTATAACAAACTTTTAAAGAAAGTAACAGTTCACAAAGAAATTAAATAA
- a CDS encoding virulence RhuM family protein — protein MKNEIILYQLDELPLHIEVQIDEENETFWLSLNQIAQLFERNKSVISRHLKNIFKEGELNQEATVAKNATVQMEAGREVTREIEYYNLDAILSVGYRVNSKRGTQFRVWANGALKEYLLKGYAINQRMDELPEHIEVRIDDNTVWLNQTQMVTLFAQTRQNISLHINNCF, from the coding sequence ATGAAAAACGAAATTATTCTATATCAATTAGATGAATTGCCACTACATATTGAAGTTCAAATTGATGAAGAAAATGAAACTTTCTGGCTTTCGCTGAATCAAATAGCTCAACTTTTTGAAAGGAATAAATCTGTTATTTCACGACACCTTAAAAATATTTTTAAGGAAGGAGAGCTGAACCAAGAAGCAACTGTTGCAAAAAATGCAACAGTTCAAATGGAGGCTGGAAGAGAAGTAACAAGAGAAATTGAATATTATAATTTAGATGCAATACTTTCGGTGGGTTACAGGGTTAATTCCAAAAGAGGTACACAATTTCGTGTTTGGGCAAATGGAGCGTTGAAAGAGTACTTATTAAAAGGCTACGCTATAAATCAACGGATGGATGAACTGCCCGAGCATATTGAAGTAAGAATCGATGATAATACAGTTTGGCTTAATCAGACACAAATGGTAACACTTTTTGCCCAAACCAGACAAAATATAAGTTTGCACATCAATAATTGTTTTTAG
- a CDS encoding type II toxin-antitoxin system RelE/ParE family toxin — protein sequence MAKEIIWSKRALKDRFQILEYWINRNQSSSFSKKLDLIFLQKIKLLSLYPHIGKKTNFDSIRIKVVNNYLIFYEISETHIYILSIKDGRQNPMEFKNI from the coding sequence ATGGCTAAAGAAATAATTTGGTCAAAACGAGCTCTTAAAGACAGATTTCAAATTCTAGAATATTGGATAAATAGGAATCAATCCTCAAGTTTTAGCAAAAAACTTGATCTTATTTTTTTACAAAAAATTAAACTTCTCTCTTTATATCCTCATATCGGCAAAAAAACCAATTTTGATAGTATCAGAATTAAAGTAGTAAATAACTATTTAATTTTTTATGAAATTTCTGAAACACATATATATATTCTGTCTATAAAAGATGGTAGACAAAATCCTATGGAATTTAAAAATATTTAA
- a CDS encoding DUF4295 family protein has product MGKVSKNARVGKGKISGGGKEMVKVIVTEKSAKTGAYIFKEKIVHKDKVQEMLKGNS; this is encoded by the coding sequence ATGGGAAAAGTATCAAAAAACGCCCGGGTAGGTAAAGGAAAAATTTCCGGTGGCGGAAAAGAAATGGTGAAAGTTATTGTAACAGAGAAATCTGCAAAAACAGGAGCCTATATTTTTAAAGAAAAAATAGTACATAAAGATAAAGTGCAGGAAATGCTGAAAGGCAACTCCTGA
- the rpmB gene encoding 50S ribosomal protein L28: MARVCELTGKRTISGNNVSKSNRKTKRKFYPNLQKKRFYLEEEDRWITLKVATTTLKTINKKGITAYLNEWKKENKLN; this comes from the coding sequence ATGGCACGTGTTTGCGAATTAACAGGAAAGAGAACTATTTCAGGGAACAATGTTTCCAAGTCAAATAGAAAAACAAAGCGCAAGTTCTATCCGAACTTACAGAAAAAGCGTTTTTATTTAGAAGAGGAAGATCGTTGGATTACTTTAAAAGTAGCGACTACCACTTTGAAAACAATAAATAAGAAAGGGATAACCGCTTATTTAAATGAATGGAAAAAAGAAAACAAACTTAATTAA
- a CDS encoding Fic family protein, whose protein sequence is MKNIDKLSLENAYHLFESGDINNIEVGTTKGLQEIHKYLLDKLYDFAGQIRTKNITKGNFRFANALYLNEILLKIEQMPENTLEEIIAKYVEMNIAHPFMEGNGRTMRIWLDMILRLRLKKVINWQHIDKALYLQAMERSPINDLELRTLLSTNVTHEVDNKEVIFKGIDQSYYYEGYEKVSDDE, encoded by the coding sequence ATGAAGAATATAGATAAATTAAGTTTGGAAAATGCATATCACTTATTCGAATCTGGTGATATAAATAATATTGAAGTTGGGACAACTAAAGGTCTTCAAGAAATACATAAATATCTATTAGATAAGCTATATGATTTTGCAGGACAAATACGCACAAAAAATATAACCAAGGGTAATTTCCGATTTGCAAATGCTTTATATCTGAATGAAATATTATTAAAAATTGAGCAAATGCCTGAGAATACTTTAGAAGAAATTATTGCCAAATATGTTGAAATGAATATTGCTCATCCTTTTATGGAAGGCAACGGCAGAACAATGCGCATTTGGTTAGATATGATTCTGAGATTAAGATTGAAAAAAGTAATTAACTGGCAACATATTGATAAAGCACTTTATCTGCAAGCAATGGAAAGAAGTCCGATTAATGATTTGGAATTGCGCACTTTGCTTTCCACTAATGTAACCCATGAAGTAGATAATAAAGAAGTGATTTTTAAGGGCATAGATCAATCTTATTATTATGAAGGATATGAGAAGGTTAGCGATGATGAATAA
- the rimO gene encoding 30S ribosomal protein S12 methylthiotransferase RimO, translating into MKTKHSNKDKVNIITLGCSKNIVDSEVILSQLKGNDIDAYHERPKDDCNIVVINTCGFIENAKQESINTILNYADAKANGEIEKLYVTGCLSQRYREELQLEIPQVDAWFGTMELPGLLQKFNADYKHELIGERSLSTPKHYAYLKISEGCNRTCAFCAIPLMRGAHRSKTIEEIITEAKHLASIGVKEIMLIAQELTYYGLDIYKKRALSELLYKLNAVEGIEWIRLHYAYPSKFPMEIIDAIADCEKVCNYLDIPLQHSSNNVLERMRRQITAEETKELIAAIRNKIPDITLRTTMLVGFPGETEEDIENLLEFIKETRFDRLGVFTYSHEDGTSGFTLDDDVPEEIKQERLARVMELQATISLEINQTKVGKIFKTIIDRKEGGYFIGRTEGDSPEVDNEVLIDAAKHFLRVGDFAEIKITSSENFDLFGEPV; encoded by the coding sequence TTGAAGACAAAACATTCAAATAAAGACAAAGTAAATATCATCACACTTGGCTGCTCAAAAAATATTGTTGACAGCGAAGTGATATTATCTCAATTGAAGGGAAATGATATTGATGCTTATCATGAACGACCAAAAGATGATTGCAATATCGTTGTAATTAATACTTGTGGATTTATTGAAAATGCGAAGCAGGAAAGTATCAATACTATTTTAAATTATGCGGATGCAAAGGCAAATGGTGAGATAGAAAAGTTATATGTTACCGGTTGTTTATCGCAGCGTTATCGAGAAGAATTGCAATTGGAAATTCCGCAAGTAGATGCATGGTTTGGAACAATGGAATTGCCCGGTTTATTGCAAAAATTTAATGCAGATTATAAACATGAATTAATTGGTGAGCGTAGTCTTTCCACACCAAAACATTATGCGTATTTAAAAATTTCAGAAGGTTGTAATCGCACTTGTGCATTTTGTGCAATTCCTTTAATGCGAGGCGCACATCGTTCCAAAACAATAGAAGAAATAATTACAGAAGCAAAACATCTTGCATCCATTGGTGTGAAAGAAATAATGCTTATTGCGCAAGAGCTTACTTATTACGGATTAGATATTTATAAGAAAAGAGCTTTATCGGAATTGCTGTATAAATTAAATGCTGTGGAAGGCATTGAATGGATTCGATTACACTATGCATATCCTTCTAAATTTCCAATGGAAATTATTGATGCAATTGCCGATTGTGAAAAGGTTTGTAATTATCTCGACATCCCTTTACAACATAGCAGTAATAATGTGTTGGAAAGAATGCGTCGTCAAATTACTGCTGAAGAAACAAAAGAACTTATAGCTGCAATCAGGAATAAAATTCCGGACATTACATTGCGCACAACAATGTTGGTTGGATTCCCCGGCGAAACAGAAGAAGACATAGAAAATTTATTGGAGTTTATTAAAGAAACTCGCTTCGATAGATTAGGTGTTTTTACATATTCTCACGAAGATGGCACAAGTGGTTTTACATTAGATGATGATGTTCCTGAAGAAATTAAACAGGAAAGATTAGCAAGGGTTATGGAATTGCAAGCAACGATTTCTTTGGAAATTAATCAAACCAAAGTGGGTAAAATTTTCAAAACTATTATTGATAGAAAAGAAGGTGGTTATTTTATTGGTAGAACAGAAGGGGATAGTCCGGAAGTGGATAATGAAGTGCTGATTGATGCTGCAAAACATTTTTTGCGTGTTGGAGATTTTGCAGAAATAAAAATTACTTCTTCCGAAAATTTTGATTTGTTTGGTGAACCTGTTTAA
- the ftsY gene encoding signal recognition particle-docking protein FtsY yields the protein MAFFGLFNKEKKEDLDKGLEKTRTGILSRITKAIAGKTKIDDEFLDELENILVSSDVGISTTVKIIDRIEKRAARDKYMGEEQLNEMLKEEIVGLLTENNVADYTDFEIPVKTRPYIMLIVGVNGVGKTTTIGKLAYQFKAKGFKVLLGAADTFRAAAVDQLTIWAKRVDVPIVQKGMGADPAAVAFDTVNSAKAQNADVVLIDTAGRLHNKVHLMNELSKIKRVIEKVYPDAPHDVLLVLDASTGQNAFEQARQFIAATEVTALALTKLDGTAKGGVVLGIADQFKIPVKYIGVGEKMEQLQVFNKEAFVDALFK from the coding sequence ATGGCATTTTTTGGATTATTTAATAAAGAGAAAAAGGAAGATCTCGATAAAGGTTTGGAAAAAACCCGTACAGGAATTCTTTCACGTATTACAAAAGCTATTGCAGGAAAAACTAAAATTGATGATGAATTTCTGGATGAGTTGGAAAATATTCTTGTTAGCAGTGATGTGGGAATTAGTACGACAGTAAAAATTATTGATAGAATTGAAAAGCGTGCTGCCCGTGATAAATATATGGGTGAAGAACAATTGAATGAAATGCTGAAAGAGGAAATTGTTGGTTTGCTCACAGAGAATAATGTTGCTGATTATACAGATTTTGAAATACCAGTAAAAACTCGCCCGTATATCATGCTAATCGTTGGTGTGAATGGTGTTGGAAAAACTACTACCATTGGCAAATTAGCGTATCAATTTAAAGCCAAAGGATTTAAAGTATTATTGGGTGCGGCAGATACATTTCGTGCAGCAGCGGTTGATCAATTAACTATCTGGGCAAAACGTGTTGATGTGCCTATTGTGCAAAAAGGAATGGGTGCTGATCCCGCAGCCGTGGCTTTCGATACAGTGAATTCTGCAAAAGCACAAAATGCGGATGTGGTGTTGATTGATACCGCAGGAAGATTACACAATAAAGTCCACCTGATGAATGAACTGAGTAAAATAAAACGGGTAATAGAAAAAGTATATCCTGATGCACCTCATGATGTGTTATTGGTGTTGGATGCTTCTACCGGACAAAATGCCTTTGAACAAGCTCGTCAGTTTATTGCTGCTACAGAAGTTACTGCCTTAGCACTTACAAAATTAGATGGCACTGCAAAAGGTGGTGTTGTACTTGGTATTGCGGATCAATTTAAAATTCCTGTAAAATATATTGGTGTAGGAGAGAAGATGGAACAACTTCAGGTGTTTAATAAAGAAGCATTTGTAGATGCATTGTTCAAATAA